The DNA region GTCAGCACGGCAGATAGCGCCCGGAGCCGTTCCGGGCCAGCCAGCCCCGGCCGGACAGCTTGCGCAACTGCCCTCGGACCGGCTCGACCTTCCCCGGGGTGTTCTCCCGGCCCAGCGCGAGCGCGACGTCCTTGGCCATCACCGGCCCCGCCGCAGCCGTCACGATCTCCATGATCCGCCGGTACTCCGGCGTCAGCACCTCCACCCCCATGCCCTCCTCACGGTCGGGAACCAGCCGCATCCCGGCCGCCCCCGGCGTCACCACCACCACCCGCTCCGGCTCCGGCTCCGGCTCCGGCTCCGGCTCCACGATGCCCGACGGCCGCCTTCCTCCGTCCGTCGCCTCGGCCCACTGCCCGAACACCACCTCGGCCGCCTCCAGCCGGCCCAGCTCGACGTCGATCTCCGCCAGTTCCTTGCGCAGCAGCTCCGCCCGCTCCGTCAGCCGCATCCGCCGCTCGATCGTCCACGTCAGCACGTCCACCATGCGCCTCCCTCCCGCTGCGGAACCTACGAGACGCCCGGATGCGCCACCCCAGAATCCGCGAACCGGCCCGTGGCAGATGATCACCTGCTAACGATCACGGCCGAGAGCAGCGCGAGCGCGTCAATCGCCACCCACACCAGCGGCCCGACCTGCGAATTCAGGATGAAAATCGATCAATGCTACGGTGCGACGTCGTACCGCGCTGGGGCCGGAGACGGAACTACGACCGGTTTCGAGCTACGGGTGCGCGTCCTACTCTGTAGTCCATGGCTTGGACGACGCTGGCCAGCGCCATCGTGGGTGCCGTGATCGCGACGGGGTGCTCTGCGTTACTCGACCGAAGTCGCTGGCGGCGTGAGCAGGATGATCGCCTCATCAGTGCACGGCGTGCGCTGTACGGCGAGTACCTGGCTTGTCTGTCCCGGGCCCGCAACGACTTCCGAAGCCTCGTCCGTAACGAGAGCGCGAATCCGGCGGAGCGCGAGCGCTCCGCCCGAGAGAGCTTCGCCCCGTGCTTCGGCATGCGCTACCAGATGTCCATCACAGCCGCATCGAAGGTATTCGATGCCTCCGAGCGCGCGTTTCGCCGACTGCGTGATGTCCGGGACCTTGCCGCGGCCGGCATTCTCGCGGGAGACGAGGCGTACTCGGACGGCCGCGCTGAGTATGAGGTTGCTCTGTTCCGACTTCGTGAGGCGATGCGCCTTGATCTGGGAGCTGACCGGGAGCCTGCGATAACCCAGCTGAGGCGCTCGCGGGCAACCCGAGCACGAGGACCGCACGACGCGTAACAGGCAGCGGAGGTCACCGCCGGAGAAGGGGCCCGGCGGTACGGGCAGCCGCCGGACCCGGCCGACTCGTCGCGGCTGGGATCGACCGGGTGCCCTGGCTGGCGGCTTCGTCGACTCCAAGAGGTCCCCGCTGCGGAGGCGTCTCCGGACGTTCGGGGATGTGGTGGTGTTGGGGGTGGGGTGGGCGGCCGACGCGGTGGGTGAGGTGGTCGGCGGCGCGGGCCAGGGCGGCGGCGTCGTGCGCGAGTTGCTCGGCGATCGGCCAGAGGTCTGCGGCGTGTAGGTGTTCGGTCGGCTGCCGGTGCTGGTCGTGTTCGGCCGGGGTGTGGGCGGTGTTCGTGGTGGACGTGGTGTCCGCGGTGGTGGTCGCCCAGGTGGTGATGGTCTGTCGTGCTCGGGCGAGTGCGGCGTCGATGCCCTGGGCTCGGTGCAGGTCCGGTCCGGTGGCGGGATCGTGGTAGTCCTCGGGGCGGGCCGTGCGGCGCACGGCGTCCAGGAGCTGCGGGGCGTGGGCGAGCAGGACGTCGACGTAGCGGTGGGCGGCGGCGTTGCGGGCGGCGGTGATCGCGGCTTCGCCCGACGCGTTCGGGGCGTCCCGCGCGGTGAGGCGCGCCTTCGCCTGCTGGTCGGCGTTGCGGATGCCTGCGGCTGCATCGGAGACGATCTTGGTGCGCAGGGTCCAGACGGCGTGTTCGTAGCGGGGCAGCAGGCGTGCGGTGATCCGGTGGGCGGCGCGGGCGGGCTGGGTGGCGGGTAGGTGGATGGCGTGGGGGATGTCGGGGCCGGTGCTCAGGTCGTACATCTGGTGGGTGCCGGGCAGGGCGAGCGCGCCGGTGATGATCGTGTCGGTGCGTGTGGGGTGGTCGACCATGATCAGCCGGAGGGGGGCGGAGGAGAGGATCGCGGCGCGGGGCAGGGGGTGTTCCCAGCTGGCCCACGACACCGATCCGCCGTCCCACAGGTTGTCGTTGGCCTGGGTACGTATGCGGGGTGACGTCGTCCAGTCCTGGTCGGTGACGGTCCAGGTGCCGGGCAGGCGGTCGGCGACGGCGTGGGCGAGGTGGGAGAGGTCGGCGCGGCGAGCGGTCGATGGCATGACGACTTCCTCGGAAGGTCGGAGCGGTGGCGGGGTGGAACGCGCGTGATCAGCGGGGGCGCCGGCCGGCCGGGGCGGACGGAGGCGCTGGGACCGTGGCGGTGGTGTGGGCAGCGGCGGCCTGGGTGTGCTCGCGTTCGGCGTTGGCGATGGCGTGCAGGACGCCGCCGTGGTCGATGAACGCGGTGATTACGTGCCATGCTTCGGCGTTGCGGGTGTGGCGGGTGTCGCTGTAGGTGTGCCAGCGGTCGGGGTCGTTGTGGTGGTCGAGCACGAAGTCCAGGCGCGTTTGCCAGATGTCGCGGATGTCGGTGCCTTCGGCCAGCGCGCCGCTGAGAGCTCTCAGCTCGCGGCTCCAGCGGTCGACGGTGGCGGCGGGAAGCGGCAGCGAGGCGAGCGCCCTGGTCGCGTGGCCGATCGCCGCCTCGCCGTGGAAGAGGAAGGTGTCGAACCCGGCCCAGGCGGCGGCGTCGCGCTGCGCCTTCCGGGTGCCATAGGCGTCGAAGTCCAGTGGCACGCCGTGCTCGTCGCAGAGTGAGTCGGAGACGTCGTCCCAGTCGGTCAGGGCCTTCTCGGCCCGCAGGTGGGCCGCATGCAGCGCGGGGACCCGGACCGCATCGACGGCTTGCCGGTAGCGGGGCAGCAGGCGCCGTCCCACGTCCGCTGCGGCGCGCGCGGGGTGCTCGGGAACGGCGATGCCGTGGGGCGTGTAGCGGTTGCGCAGGACGGAGTAAACTCCCGGCGGCGCGAGGGCGGCCACCAGGAACTGCCCGGGGTGACGCGGCCGTTCGATGACCACGAGCGATTCCCCGCCGGGCCCGTTCAGCAACGCGGCCCGGTCGGGGACCCGGTCCTGTAGGACTCGCGTGGTCTGACCGCGGTCCCACAGGCTGTCGCGCACGTCGGCGTACATGTGGCTGTACCGGAAGTAGTCCTTGGTGAAGGCGCTCCAGCTGCCGGGAAGGCGGCGCGCAAGGGCGTCGCTGAACGCCCGCAGCCCGCCGGGATCATCTCGGCTGCGCAGGTGAGGGGCTTCGGATAGGGGCGCCTTCGGATCGGGTGCGGGCATGGCGGGTCCAATACGGGGAGCGGAGCGGGTGGCTGGTCGGGGGCTGCGGGGACGGGTGAGGCGCCTGCGGGTCGTGCTGGAGGGAACGGGCCCCGGCGATCGGTAGTCGGCCGCGGCAGCACGAGCTGCGCCGACGGCGGGGCGCGGTGCTGGTGTTTGTGCGGTTCGCGGCGTGGTGCCGTGGCGGCTGCTGCGCGGCGGCGCGTCGGACGTGCTTTCAGGCCCCGAAAGGGCTGTTGAGAATGCCGCTGGGGGCGATGCCGCCTCGGGCGGATGCCGCCGCTCAGGCGCGGGCCGTCACTGGTTCCGGTCGGTGCCTGGGGTGCGGAGCGGAGGGATCTCGCGGTAGAGCCCGGCGGGGTAGAGGTCGATGTCCAGTGCTGCTTCGAGACGGGCGAGGGTTCCCAGGTCCGGGAGCACCATGCCCTCCAGGATCCGGCGGATCGTGGTGCGGCCGACGGTCGAACTGTCGGCGAGCTGGCGCTGGGACATCGAGCGGGCGTCCAGAGCGTGGGACAGGCGGCGGGCGACGGCCAGTCCGTAGTGGGCGCTCAGCGGGGCGTCGGCGCTGAGTCTGACGTCGGGGTCCGGCCAGCGACCGGAGACCAGGTAGTGGAGGGGGACGTGATCGTTCCTCACGTCGACTCGGGCCTCCTGATGCGCCGTTCCCATGCTGTTCCTCCTCATCATGGCGGGCGGGACCGCCCCCCGGTGCGGCGACCCACGCGTGGGCCTTATAAGGTCCACCCTAGGTGGTGCTTCGCGCCTCCGAGAGCGGGGTGGGCTACGCCTATTTCGAACCCGGGCCGTGAGCCCTGACCTGGAGAACGGCGCCGCCCCGCTCGGCAGTCGCGACGACCAAGGGAAGGGGTGGGTGCGGATGCCGCGGTTTTTCGGCGGGATCGACTACTCGGAGGGGCTGAACGACGTCGCGGTCATCGACGCCGCGGGGACGACCGTTGCGCATATCCGGGTGGAGGAGTCGCCGCAGGGTGTGAAAGAGATCCTGGCCGTGCTGCGCGGCCTCAGCGCCAGCCACCGCTTCAGCCGCAGGCAGGTGCCGCTGGGCATCGAGACCCGCCGTGGCCTGCTGGTTGCCGGGCTGCTGGCGTCCGGGCAGCCCATCGTCCCGTTGAACCCCGCGATGGTGGCCCGCTACCGGGGCCGGTTGAATCCGGCGAGGCGGAAGTCCGATCGCACTGATGCGACGCTGCTGGCGCAGATCCTGCGCACCGACGGCCATCACCACCGCGGCATGCCGGCCGACAGCGACGAGGTTCAGGCGCTCAACGAACTGGTCCAGGCCCAGTACCGCGCGGTGCGCTCCCAGCGGTACGGCGCCAACCAGCTCAGAAGCCTGCTGCGGACCTATTACCCGGCTGCGATCGAGGCGTGGTCCGAGCTGCCCGGCAAGCTTGTGCGCGCCGAGGCTCGCGCACTGCTCGCGCTGGCGCCGACCCCGCGGGAGGCATCCCGGCTGTCCAAACGTGCCATCGCCGACACGCTGGCCGCGGCCGGCCGCACCCGCCTGGTCGACGCCCAGGCCGCACGGCTGGGGGAAGTGTTCGCCCGGCCGTGGTTGCGACAGCCCCCTGCTGTGGAGGAGGCGATGGGCCAGGCGATGCTCGCCACTCTCGCGCAGCTCAACTCCGCCTGCCGCGCGGCGGAAATGACCACCGTGCTGGCCGAGACGGCGTTCCGCGCGCACCCTCAAGCCCCCGTCTACCTGTCGCTGCCCGGGTGCGGCCCCTTGATCGGCGCGAGGCTGCTGGCAGCGATCGGAGACGACCCCGAGCGCTTCGAGACGGCGAAAGGACTTCGCTGCTACGCCGGGGCCGCGCCCCTGACGTGGGCGAGCGGCGGCAGCAGGGCGGTGACCGCGCGCCGGCGCGCGGTGAACCTGAAGCTGAAAGGGACGGGGCACATCTGGGCGTTCGCGTCGCTGACGCGCAGCCCGGGGTGCCGCGCCTACTACGACCGCTGCCGCGACCGGGGCGACACCTATCCCACCGCCCTGCGCAAGCTCTACGGCCGCCTGCTCAACATGCTCCACCACTGCCTGGCCCACGATGTCCTCTACGACGAGGCCGTGGCTTTCCCGGCCGTGGGCGCAGCAGTTACGCCACGGGCCGGAGCAGCGGATTAAGCCGGGCGGCCGGGACGCACACCCAGGAATAGCCAGGGCCACGAGCCCTTTCGCGGGAACGGTGCCCGGCCGCCCAGTCCACGCACTGTCCGCCCGGAGTTTCCCGGCCGGACCGTCGACCGCGGTGCGAGCGGACGGCGGCCAGTTCGGGGCACGGACCGGCGGCCGGGAGAACACCCGACGTCACCTCGGGCCCTGAGCCCTGTGAGCGGAAACGGTGCCCGGCCGCCTCCCGGAGCCGCGCCCGACCCTCGTCAAAAGCACGGCGGAAGACTTCGGCCGGCGGGCGAACAACGCGTGCGCGTCGGGCCGCACTGTGCGGGCGCGCGGCAGGACGCGGCCGGCTTCGGCGTCCAGCCGTCCCGGGCTCAGCTGCGGTGGCGGGGCGGTTCTTGCGATGCCAACGAGGCCGGACCAGTGCGGCGCCCGGTGCCGGTGCCGGTGCCGGTGCTGGGTGCTGCGTTGCGGCGAGCACCGGCTGCGGTGCTGCGGGGGTTGCCGGCGGTGAGGGTTTGCTTGATGCTCTCGATGGCGGTCAGCGCGGGGTAATGCGAGGCGAATGTCTCCATTGCGGGCCATCCTGCTGCGTGGCGCAGCAGGAGTCCGGCGGCGAAGCGGGCCTCCTGCTCCGGGTCGCGTGGCGCGTTGGCGAGGGGGGCGAGAATCTTGTCCCAGGTGTCGCGGGCGTGTGTGCCCTCGGAGATCGCGCCGGCCAGTATCCACAGGCTGTGGCTGAGTCCGCTGGCGGTGGCGGCGGGCAGGCCGAGTCCGGCGAGATCGGTGTGGGCCTGGTGGATGGCGCCGGGCCCGTGGGCGAGGACGGTTTCGAGTGCGGACCAGGCGTCGGCGTCGCGGCGGGCGCGCTGTTCGTCGAGTGCGCGTCGGTTGAGGAGCCGTCCGTCATCGTCGAAGAGGAGGTCTACTGCGTCGTTCCACCGGTCGAGGGCGTGCTGGGTGGCGGTGTAGGCGTGGAGCAGGGCGGGTCCACGCAGAGCGACGAGCGCGTCGACGTAGCGGGGCAGCAGTCGGCGCCGGATGGCGGCAGCGGCCCGCGCCGCAACTGCGGGGACGGCGATGTCCCGGGGCGCGGCGGCTCTGCCCTCCGAGCGGGTGATCCCCGGCGGTCTCAGGATGGCGATCAGGATTTGCCGCGCGTGCACGGGGCGTGGGAGGGCGACCAAGAGCGCTTCGCCGGGACCTGCCAGGAGCGCTGCTCGCTCGTGCACGAATTCCTCGACCGCGTAGGCTGCTTGGCCCTCGTCCCACAGCCGCTCCATGATCTCTCCGCGAAGCGGGCTGTCTTGGAATTTTTCCACGACCGTTGCGGTCCAGCGCCCGGGCAGGCTC from Actinacidiphila sp. DG2A-62 includes:
- a CDS encoding IS110 family transposase; this encodes MSPDLENGAAPLGSRDDQGKGWVRMPRFFGGIDYSEGLNDVAVIDAAGTTVAHIRVEESPQGVKEILAVLRGLSASHRFSRRQVPLGIETRRGLLVAGLLASGQPIVPLNPAMVARYRGRLNPARRKSDRTDATLLAQILRTDGHHHRGMPADSDEVQALNELVQAQYRAVRSQRYGANQLRSLLRTYYPAAIEAWSELPGKLVRAEARALLALAPTPREASRLSKRAIADTLAAAGRTRLVDAQAARLGEVFARPWLRQPPAVEEAMGQAMLATLAQLNSACRAAEMTTVLAETAFRAHPQAPVYLSLPGCGPLIGARLLAAIGDDPERFETAKGLRCYAGAAPLTWASGGSRAVTARRRAVNLKLKGTGHIWAFASLTRSPGCRAYYDRCRDRGDTYPTALRKLYGRLLNMLHHCLAHDVLYDEAVAFPAVGAAVTPRAGAAD
- a CDS encoding helix-turn-helix domain-containing protein codes for the protein MRNDHVPLHYLVSGRWPDPDVRLSADAPLSAHYGLAVARRLSHALDARSMSQRQLADSSTVGRTTIRRILEGMVLPDLGTLARLEAALDIDLYPAGLYREIPPLRTPGTDRNQ